In the genome of Gadus morhua chromosome 12, gadMor3.0, whole genome shotgun sequence, one region contains:
- the LOC115555568 gene encoding DET1- and DDB1-associated protein 1 codes for MEKADFLKGLPVYNKSNFSRFHADSVCKASNRRPSVYLPTREYPSEQIIVTEKTNILLRYLHQQWDKKNAAKKREQEQGEGDSPAPPRKIARTDSQEMNEDS; via the exons ATGGAAAAG GCAGACTTTTTGAAAGGGCTTCCTGTCTACAACAAGAGTAACTTCAGCCGATTCCATGCAGACTCCGTTTGCAAAGCCTCT AACCGTAGGCCGTCGGTCTACCTGCCCACCCGTGAATACCCCTCAGAACAGA TTATTGTGACAGAGAAAACCAACATCCTTCTGCGATATCTTCATCAGCAGTGGGACAAAAAG AATGCCGCCAAGAAGCGGGAACAggaacagggggagggagacagtccTGCGCCGCCCAGGAAGATCGCCAGGACAGACAGCCAAGAGATGAATGAGGactcataa
- the LOC115555215 gene encoding protein ABHD8 produces the protein MLSGLLDGLLCCLTGRSANVVCPLETSELADGYEFVEVKPGRVLRVRHVVPERPLVEEPRGPGATVSCKRRITLYRNGQMLIENLGERAGRAELSNGQVAGGGGGGGGGGGGEAEPIAGVALDVTDPVPDGAPGVAGGQAEEGDVGGGEAGESKDPKQQQKNQQQQQAPQPQPQGPQQPQGPQQQPQAPQPQPQGPPQPQDPQQQQQQQQDPRFRKRKPKRTVVVDCERKITACKGTHADVALFFLHGVGGSLDIWGSQLDFFSQLGYEVIAPDLAGHGASSAPQIAAAYTFYALAEDMRVLFKRYARKRNVLIGHSYGVSFCTFLAHEYPEQVHKVVMINGGGPTALEPSLCSIFNLPTCVLHCLSPILAWSFLKAGFAQQGSRERQLLKENNAFNVSSFVLRATMSGQYWPEGDEAYHAELVVPVLLVHGMCDKFVPVEEDQRMAEILLLAFLKVLDNGSHMIMMECPEAVNTLLHEFLLWEPDSSSQREPKARPATAKAAPCGGRGPESPEVRPGTARLASTNGNTTRDPR, from the exons ATGCTGAGCGGGCTCCTAGACGGGCTCTTGTGCTGCCTCACCGGCCGCTCCGCTAACGTGGTGTGCCCCCTGGAAACCTCGGAGCTGGCCGACGGCTACGAGTTCGTGGAGGTGAAGCCGGGCCGCGTGCTGCGCGTCCGCCACGTGGTCCCggagcgccccctggtggaggagcctcgggggcccggggccaccGTCAGCTGCAAGCGCCGCATCACGCTGTACCGCAACGGGCAGATGCTGATCGAGAACCTGGGCGAGCGGGCGGGCCGCGCGGAGCTCAGCAACGGGCAGGTggcgggaggcggaggaggaggaggaggaggaggggggggggaggcggagccTATCGCGGGCGTGGCCCTGGATGTGACGGACCCCGTGCCCGACGGGGCCCCCGGGGTCGCTGGGGGCCAGGCGGAGGAAGGGgacgtaggaggaggagaggctggggaGTCAAAGGACCCCAAACAGCAGCAGAagaaccagcagcagcaacaggccCCTCAGCCGCAGCCACAGGGCCCCCAGCAGCCACagggcccccagcagcagccacaGGCCCCTCAGCCGCAGCCACAGGGCCCCCCGCAACCGCAGGacccgcagcagcagcagcagcaacaacaggaCCCTCGGTTCCGCAAGCGCAAGCCCAAGCGCACGGTGGTGGTGGACTGCGAGCGGAAGATCACGGCGTGCAAGGGCACGCACGCCGACGTGGCGCTCTTCTTCCTGCACGGCGTGGGGGGGTCGCTGGACATCTGGGGCAGCCAGCTGGACTTCTTCTCCCAGCTGGGCTACGAGGTCATCGCCCCCGACCTGGCGGGCCACGGGGCAAGCTCCGCCCCCCAGATCGCCGCCGCCTACACCTTCTACGCCCTGGCCGAGGACATGCGCGTGCTGTTCAAGAGATACGCCCGCAAGAGGAACGTGCTGATCGGCCACTCGTACGg GGTCTCCTTCTGCACCTTCCTGGCCCACGAGTACCCGGAGCAGGTCCACAAGGTGGTGATGATCAACGGGGGGGGGCCCACGGCGCTGGAGCCCAGCCTCTGCTCCATCTTCAACCTGCCCACCTGCGTGCTCCACTGCCTGTCCCCCATCCTGGCCTGGAGCTTCCTCAA ggcgggCTTCGCCCAGCAGGGCTCCAGGGAGCGGCAGCTGCTGAAGGAGAACAACGCCTTCAACGTGTCGTCCTTCGTGCTGCGGGCCACCATGAGCGGGCAGTACTGGCCCGAGGGTGACGAGGCGTACCACGCAGAGCTGGTCGTGCCCGTGCTGCTGGTGCACGGCATGTGTGACAAGTTCGTGCCCGTGGAGGAGGACCAGCGCATGGccgag atcctCCTGCTGGCCTTCCTCAAGGTGCTGGACAACGGCAGCCACATGATCATGATGGAGTGCCCTGAGGCGGTCAACACCCTGCTCCACGAGTTCCTCCTCTGGGAGCCCGACTCCTCCAGCCAGCGGGAGCCCAAGGCCCGCCCTGCCACCGCCAAGGCGGCGCCCTGCGGCGGCCGGGGGCCCGAGTCCCCCGAGGTCCGGCCGGGCACCGCCAGGCTGGCCTCCACCAACGGGAACACCACGCGGGACCCCCGATAA